A region from the Trachemys scripta elegans isolate TJP31775 chromosome 22, CAS_Tse_1.0, whole genome shotgun sequence genome encodes:
- the PTBP1 gene encoding polypyrimidine tract-binding protein 1 isoform X1: MDGIVQDITVGTKRGSDELFSTCVTNGPFIMSSNSASAANGNDSKKFKGDSRSAGVPSRVIHVRKLPSDVTEAEVISLGLPFGKVTNLLMLKGKNQAFIEMNTEEAANTMVSYYTTVTPVLRSQPIYIQFSNHKELKTDNSPNQARAQAALQAVNSVQSGNLALSASAAAVDAGMAMAGQSPVLRIIVENLFYPVTLDVLHQIFSKFGTVLKIITFTKNNQFQALLQYADPMSAQHAKLSLDGQNIYNACCTLRIDFSKLTSLNVKYNNDKSRDYTRPDLPSGDSQPSLDQTMAAAFGAPGIISASPYAGAGFPPAFAIPQAGLSVPNVHGALAPLAIPSAAAAAAAAGRMGIPGLTGAGNSVLLVSNLNPERVTPQCLFILFGVYGDVQRVKILFNKKENALVQMADGNQAQLAMSHLNGQKLNGKPIRITLSKHQTVQLPREGQEDQGLTKDYGNSPLHRFKKPGSKNFQNIFPPSATLHLSNIPPSITEEDLKMLFSSNGGMVKGFKFFQKDRKMALIQMGSVEEAIQSLIELHNHDLGENHHLRVSFSKSTI, translated from the exons CATTGTCCAAGATATAACAGTTGGTACAAAG CGGGGATCTGACGAGCTTTTCTCTACTTGTGTTACTAACGGACCCTTTATCATGAGCAGCAACTCTGCTTCTGCAG CTAATGGAAACGACAGCAAAAAATTCAAAGGTGACAGTAGAAGTGCGGGGGTCCCTTCGCGAGTAATCCACGTCCGTAAACTCCCCAGTGACGTCACAGAGGCAGAAGTCATTTCTTTGGGATTACCTTTTGGCAAAGTCACCAATCTTCTAATGCTGAAAGGAAAAAATCAG GCTTTCATAGAAATGAACACCGAGGAAGCAGCCAACACCATGGTAAGTTACTACACCACAGTCACTCCAGTCCTTCGAAGCCAGCCCATCTACATTCAGTTCTCCAACCACAAGGAACTCAAAACAGACAACTCTCCAAACCAAGCA CGGGCCCAGGCAGCTCTGCAAGCAGTGAACTCTGTTCAGTCTGGAAACCTGGCACTGTCAGCCTCTGCTGCTGCAGTGGATGCAGGAATGGCAATGGCTGGTCAGAGCCCTGTCTTGAGGATCATTGTGGAAAATCTCTTCTATCCTGTCACTCTGGATGTCCTGCATCAG ATTTTTTCCAAGTTTGGCACAGTGCTGAAAATAATTACATTCACCAAGAACAACCAGTTCCAGGCCCTGTTACAATATGCTGACCCTATGAGTGCTCAGCATGCCAAACTG TCTTTAGATGGGCAGAATATCTACAATGCCTGTTGCACGTTGCGCATCGACTTCTCCAAACTCACAAGCCTCAATGTTAAATACAACAATGATAAGAGCAGAGATTACACACGACCAGATTTACCTTCTGGGGATAGCCAGCCCTCTCTTGATCAAACCATGGCAGCTGCTTTTG GAGCTCCAGGAATAATTTCTGCCTCTCCATATGCAGGAGCTGGCTTCCCTCCTGCCTTTGCAATTCCTCAAGCAG GCTTGTCAGTTCCAAATGTTCACGGAGCACTTGCTCCTTTGGCTATCCcatcagcagcagctgcagcggctGCAGCAGGACGGATGGGCATTCCCGGCCTCACTGGGGCAGGGAACTCCGTTCTGCTGGTTAGCAATCTGAACCCTGAG AGAGTTACACCCCAATGCCTCTTTATTCTTTTCG GAGTCTATGGTGATGTGCAAAGGGTGAAGATCTTATTTAATAAGAAGGAGAATGCCTTAGTTCAAATGGCTGATGGAAACCAGGCCCAGCTTG CAATGAGTCACTTAAATGGTCAGAAGCTTAATGGGAAACCCATCCGTATCACCCTGTCCAAGCATCAGACAGTACAGCTTCCCCGTGAGGGACAGGAAGACCAAGGCTTGACTAAAGACTATGGAAACTCTCCTCTACATCGTTTCAAGAAACCAGGCTCCAAAAACTTCCAAAATATCTTCCCGCCTTCTGCTACCCTTCACCTCTCCAATATCCC ACCTTCGATAACTGAAGAAGACCTTAAGATGCTGTTCTCAAGCAATGGTGGGATGGTGAAGGGATTCAAATTCTTCCA GAAGGACCGTAAAATGGCTCTAATCCAGATGGGCTCTGTGGAAGAAGCCATTCAGTCACTCATCGAGCTCCATAATCATGACCTTGGTGAGAATCACCACCTGCGTGTGTCCTTCTCAAAGTCCACCATTTAA
- the PTBP1 gene encoding polypyrimidine tract-binding protein 1 isoform X2, which produces MLKGKNQAFIEMNTEEAANTMVSYYTTVTPVLRSQPIYIQFSNHKELKTDNSPNQARAQAALQAVNSVQSGNLALSASAAAVDAGMAMAGQSPVLRIIVENLFYPVTLDVLHQIFSKFGTVLKIITFTKNNQFQALLQYADPMSAQHAKLSLDGQNIYNACCTLRIDFSKLTSLNVKYNNDKSRDYTRPDLPSGDSQPSLDQTMAAAFGAPGIISASPYAGAGFPPAFAIPQAGLSVPNVHGALAPLAIPSAAAAAAAAGRMGIPGLTGAGNSVLLVSNLNPERVTPQCLFILFGVYGDVQRVKILFNKKENALVQMADGNQAQLAMSHLNGQKLNGKPIRITLSKHQTVQLPREGQEDQGLTKDYGNSPLHRFKKPGSKNFQNIFPPSATLHLSNIPPSITEEDLKMLFSSNGGMVKGFKFFQKDRKMALIQMGSVEEAIQSLIELHNHDLGENHHLRVSFSKSTI; this is translated from the exons ATGCTGAAAGGAAAAAATCAG GCTTTCATAGAAATGAACACCGAGGAAGCAGCCAACACCATGGTAAGTTACTACACCACAGTCACTCCAGTCCTTCGAAGCCAGCCCATCTACATTCAGTTCTCCAACCACAAGGAACTCAAAACAGACAACTCTCCAAACCAAGCA CGGGCCCAGGCAGCTCTGCAAGCAGTGAACTCTGTTCAGTCTGGAAACCTGGCACTGTCAGCCTCTGCTGCTGCAGTGGATGCAGGAATGGCAATGGCTGGTCAGAGCCCTGTCTTGAGGATCATTGTGGAAAATCTCTTCTATCCTGTCACTCTGGATGTCCTGCATCAG ATTTTTTCCAAGTTTGGCACAGTGCTGAAAATAATTACATTCACCAAGAACAACCAGTTCCAGGCCCTGTTACAATATGCTGACCCTATGAGTGCTCAGCATGCCAAACTG TCTTTAGATGGGCAGAATATCTACAATGCCTGTTGCACGTTGCGCATCGACTTCTCCAAACTCACAAGCCTCAATGTTAAATACAACAATGATAAGAGCAGAGATTACACACGACCAGATTTACCTTCTGGGGATAGCCAGCCCTCTCTTGATCAAACCATGGCAGCTGCTTTTG GAGCTCCAGGAATAATTTCTGCCTCTCCATATGCAGGAGCTGGCTTCCCTCCTGCCTTTGCAATTCCTCAAGCAG GCTTGTCAGTTCCAAATGTTCACGGAGCACTTGCTCCTTTGGCTATCCcatcagcagcagctgcagcggctGCAGCAGGACGGATGGGCATTCCCGGCCTCACTGGGGCAGGGAACTCCGTTCTGCTGGTTAGCAATCTGAACCCTGAG AGAGTTACACCCCAATGCCTCTTTATTCTTTTCG GAGTCTATGGTGATGTGCAAAGGGTGAAGATCTTATTTAATAAGAAGGAGAATGCCTTAGTTCAAATGGCTGATGGAAACCAGGCCCAGCTTG CAATGAGTCACTTAAATGGTCAGAAGCTTAATGGGAAACCCATCCGTATCACCCTGTCCAAGCATCAGACAGTACAGCTTCCCCGTGAGGGACAGGAAGACCAAGGCTTGACTAAAGACTATGGAAACTCTCCTCTACATCGTTTCAAGAAACCAGGCTCCAAAAACTTCCAAAATATCTTCCCGCCTTCTGCTACCCTTCACCTCTCCAATATCCC ACCTTCGATAACTGAAGAAGACCTTAAGATGCTGTTCTCAAGCAATGGTGGGATGGTGAAGGGATTCAAATTCTTCCA GAAGGACCGTAAAATGGCTCTAATCCAGATGGGCTCTGTGGAAGAAGCCATTCAGTCACTCATCGAGCTCCATAATCATGACCTTGGTGAGAATCACCACCTGCGTGTGTCCTTCTCAAAGTCCACCATTTAA